One Bombus fervidus isolate BK054 chromosome 7, iyBomFerv1, whole genome shotgun sequence genomic region harbors:
- the LOC139989277 gene encoding LOW QUALITY PROTEIN: uncharacterized protein (The sequence of the model RefSeq protein was modified relative to this genomic sequence to represent the inferred CDS: inserted 2 bases in 1 codon; deleted 3 bases in 2 codons; substituted 1 base at 1 genomic stop codon): MHGGRGVCQWCARSSLVETRQNPRPRTTTSKSSNNSNNNSSRRKRRRRRRRRRRRWNSISSSSSSSSGSSSSSSRSRSSGNARRCAVLTTFRRVGASRRFSRGGGGNSSRDNNNGXSTRFKKVVRDGGYSCDCXPLSLYDDDGGGDDDGGGAALLLFCRGAFDPTNRASSLQRFRGGVSQFYYSGLLRPQQQRRRRQNHTTTWYMQHVY, encoded by the exons ATGCACGGCGGCCGCGGTGTGTGCCAGTGGTGTGCGCGCTCGTCGCTCGTGGAAACCCGCCAAAACCCGCGGCCGCGAACAACCACCAGCAAGAGCAGCAACAATAGCAATAACAACAGCagtagaagaaaaaggagaaggaggaggaggagaaggaggagaaGGTGGAACAGCATtagcagtagtagtagtagtagtagtggtagcagcagcagcagcagcaggaGCAGAAGCAGCGGTAACGCGCGACGTTGTGCTGTTTTGACAACTTTCCGCCGCGTCGGGGCGTCGCGCCGTTTCTCTCGCGGCGGCGGCGGCAACAGCAGCAGAGACAACAACAACGG ATCAACTCGTTTTAAGAAGGTCGTTCGTGACGGCGGTTACAGTTGCGAC TGCTGACCCCTCAGCCTatacgacgacgacggcggtGGCGACGACGACGGTGGTGGC GCTgcgttgttattattttgccgcGGTGCTTTTGACCCTACAAACCGGGCGAGTTCATTGCAGCGCTTTCGCGGGGGTGTCAGCCAGTTTTATTACTCCGGCCTTCTCCGTCCGCAGCAGCAGCGCCGACGGCGCCAGAACCATACCACGACGTGGTATATGCAGCATGTCTACTAG